From Juglans regia cultivar Chandler chromosome 6, Walnut 2.0, whole genome shotgun sequence, the proteins below share one genomic window:
- the LOC118348691 gene encoding calcium-binding protein CBP-like, translated as MAYFNRIFKTQPSAPRGYGESYEQWGFPPGTHVDVIRSFQMVDRDRSGFIDAAELQQALSSAYQRFSLRTIRLLIFLFKNPNDPLRIGECFSSISLVSEWP; from the coding sequence ATGGCTTACTTTAATAGAATATTCAAAACTCAGCCTTCTGCTCCTCGTGGGTACGGTGAGTCATATGAGCAATGGGGTTTCCCACCAGGAACACATGTGGATGTTATAAGAAGCTTTCAGATGGTGGATAGGGATAGGAGTGGTTTTATTGATGCTGCTGAGTTGCAGCAAGCTCTTTCTTCTGCTTACCAGAGGTTTAGTCTCAGGACCATCCGGctactcatttttctcttcaagAACCCCAATGACCCACTAAGAATTGGTGAGtgtttttcttctatttcaCTGGTGTCTGAATGGCCTTAG